From the Hevea brasiliensis isolate MT/VB/25A 57/8 chromosome 13, ASM3005281v1, whole genome shotgun sequence genome, the window gagagagagagtgagagagaagaatgtgaatttttgaaaaataagaaaattaatgaGGCCTGGCCTGAACTTTGTTTGCATGGCTTCAACTGCTGTAGAGTGTTTATGTCCTAAAATTCTAATAATCCCATTCCCATTTAACTCTCAGTTTTAGGAATGCTACAATTGCTTTGGTTTAATTTTACCCATTGACCATGGTTGATGAATCGCTTTTCTAGGTCACTTGTTCCAGATTTCATGTTGTCTTGAATTTAGAATAAAGCAAAATAGGTTTAGACACTCACATCAGaagaattttatttcaaaatatttttttaaaagtgaaaaataaatataattttgttattcataaattcaaatataaaaataatttaatttccatCTACACGCCCTATTGGTGGGTCATGATAGTGTCTTAAACACTGTAGTAGAACATGAACTGGCCCACTAAGCCCATTAAGAGTTGCAGAAAAAGCAGCGAGGAGCACCAACACGGATGCTTTCATTGCTACTTGTTAAATTAGCAAAAAATTGTTggtcccatatctcccaaataaaaAATGCTGGTTCCCATTACAGTTTTTTCTTAATAATCGGTGGTTGAACACAGCACTTTACTTTTTGAGGAAACTTCAGTTCAAATGGATGCATATAAGCAATCCACCTCTGCATCAGTTCCCAGTACACAGGTAAGATGATCTGTAGTCTATACAGCATGTTATGTTACCTTAAGACCAAAGTGCCAGAAGAACACAACACTGTTAAGACCCCAGTGATTAGCAATGAGCTCCTCCCAGCACACTAAAGCTCTAATTTTCTTTAGTCGCATCTCTTGAATTGCACTAGACAAAGGTTGAAATGGCATCAAGGAGTCTCACTAGACAAATCATGCAAAGAAAATTAAGTGATGTTTCACATATGACATGCATCATTCATCCTCCAAACAGCTGTTGCATTTGGATTTTATACACATACATAAACAATACTAAACAAAAACGTACGAACAAATACTCTTATTGATGTCAATTTCCAGAGTCTTTAAACTGCAGGAGAACCAAGATTAAACCTCTTCAGTGGATAGAAAAGATATATTAACACTAAGGTGAAGCATGCAGCTTTTGCCACAATCCAAGAAAACCTGGTAAGAAGCCAACAAGTTTTTGGAATCAGTAATCATAGTTTGCACCTAAAATTCTCATATTATTCATAAATTCTAgtcattaaaaaattttttgagttCACTGTAATCCAAGAAATTTTCGGAGTGCACAAAATTCGTTCTGCAAATAAGAAAACAACAAACATAAACAAACCAAAAGCCCAAACAGGATGATTGCAGTACACAAACTAACCGATAGTTCatgctaaattaaaaaaatatacttAAACCAATAAAAAATATACAAACGTAACTATACTCACATTTGTTTCACATAGATTACAGAGTAACAGCTACATGTAAACTCCAGTAACATCACTATAAACATAGAACTAATATGCTAAATGTTCAGCAGCAGGATTTTCCAACACAACAATCTACATTATACCATGATATAACCAATTATGATCTCTACAAAGTTGTCTTCAAAAAAAgattaaaagaaacaaagaaaaataagcaAATATCCCAAATTACACAAAAATAGAATTATCAGTAGAATGCTTGCAATTATAATAGAAGGCCACAATAACCCCAGGGTTGAATGAATTTCCACTCAAAGGGGTATACACAATGGCAAGGTAGAAAGTTTTATGTTCTACAAGATTCCATGTGGGGATCAAGAACACCATTACAAGACCATTAGATTGAAGGAAAGTATATGCTCCTGTCACGTCCACCCAACCCATTGTACAAAAACTGTAATTTTCTTTGGTAAAGCATTTTGTAAGAATGCATCATATGCAAGAATCTGTTTCCAACTTTCACTGGAATCAAAAGAAATGAATGTCATGCGAACATTTATTCCTGGTAATTTGCAAAAGCTTAAGCTTGAAGCCGTTAAAACATATATGcaattattcattcatttaacctTAGATAACGAGTAAAAGCACCAGCTTTAAGCTCCTCAATCTTCatcaaataaaattttgaaataccaATAATGCACAACACAAACATGTTTACTATACTGTTCCCCAAACAAAGGATGCTAGAACATTGAAATCCCTATAAAACCATTAAGAATACCCAGGACTAATCCAAACCTAGCAGGATTTCTGGAATCCAATATTAAAAAAATGCATCTGAAGGCTTTCCCACCTTCAATCAACAAAAATAATGGAAAAGGCAAAGATGCACAAATCTAATGACCCTACAAATCGAAACCACAAAAAGGCATAAACCCCATCCCATGAATTCAAATCATAATTCTAAAGCCCATCATATTCAGACACCATATATTCACCTCTTAAACAACAGCCGAACTCAGAAATTATAGGACTGAAAACATCAGATATTCACAAATTCGTTCTACAACATGTATAATTACTTCCAGATCGCCAATAAACAATACAGAACTTCAAAATTGATGCACAAATCAAATGCCATTATAATAAATCAAAATCCATTATTCAAAAGCTCGAAAAATACAATAACCaatctatatttttttattttttttagaaaaaaaagctcaccaatttttatttttggtaGCCACCTCCTCGAGCGTTGTAGTCCTCTTCAACTTTCGCAGTCAAATAAACGGGAGGGAAATCAGTCACAACGTCGAAGGTCTTCTCCTTCATCATCTTCTCCACATCAGCCTTCTTCAAGACGGTGCGTTTAATTGGAGGTCGATTACGGCGCTGATCGCGAGTGTAATACTTGATGTCGTATACCGTTTCTGGGTCCGATGTGGGCACGATGGGCAAGACCTTGGGGGTAGCAGGGCAGTGGATACGGTAATCAAGAGCATTGGGTACGGCGGATCGGTATTCCGGGTCGGCGCATGGCCCGGTTATCTCCCAGGGCTTCTTGATGAAGCGTTTTAGGGTTTGGAAGAGAGAGGAAGTGGCAGCGGTGGCGGGTTTCGCCATctcggagagagagagagaggccaaAGCGGCGGCGGAGCTGTTGATTAATGAAGGAGTGGCCCGATAGGGAATGGGGTGGGATTAATTTGAGAAGTGGAAGTggattttggattttggaggatgATTTGCGAATACAGAGAAAGTCAgaagaaattagaaaaaaaaattcaataattaatattttataaatattcattttttcgataaaaaataataaaaacaataaaTATAATCTTAATGCAAtgcaatttattaaaatattaatgtaatttttattattaatatatttaaaaaataatttaataatattttttcacTTAATggtgaaataaattttaaatatataaatagtttaaaaatattttatgtaaataaaatattaatttataaataatataataataataataataattaaaaatataattttttaaattaataactaaatattttataaatatattttaattaatatattaattaaaaaagagTTTTTGAAAATAAACAAATGTgatataattacaattttatgaattatatatataaaaaaaatgaaaatacatAAATTTTAAATCATTTCAACCCTTAAACACATTAGTTACAATTCAAAATCATCAAATTTTGCCTGCCTTAGTAATGGGTTATTATTCAATGCATACACTCTGATCGGCGATTATGATGGATTCACTATAATTAATAGttgtattttaataattttttatgaagtgttatattaaaatattaaaattaatataatttaaaggtagtataaataatttaataattaatttattttagattttaaaattaaatagtacatatgtttatattttttattaaactataaaattatattaattgttattaaaaatttataatcacTTAGaagtataaattatattattaaaatacaattatattaagaaaaatattttttcccttaatttttttaatatatacaagtgaataatatatttttaataagtaAATTAAATAAGTCAAATTAGACATCTCTAGAATAAATTGAtacataaattttgataattttaatcatatttattggtaaattttttatatataaaatttcgcTACTCCAAAATGCAATTAGATGCTATTTTTCTAcaagattattattttttttaagaattatgattttgttttaaatttttattcttaaaattatattaattgtgttctattttcaaataattttgtaatttaaaatttttattatttgtttTATCTAATAcccaaatttaattattaaactttactcaaaattttaatattttcaatataaatattttttttattattcatacTTATTTGTATATTAAAGATTAGTTAATGCTTGCTTAGATTTACAAttctttattaaatatatttaggtcaaaaaattttttaaattattttttaaaagaaaaagaaaatcaacATGGGTGACAGGCAACCTAGCTCGTCAACTAACCATGAAAATGGATTTTGTGTTATGTTCGTGGAGCTACCAAAATATGCGAACATTACATTGCATCacatagctctctctctctctctctctctctctctctctctctcagagcATCTTTGCTCCGTCCTTTCCTTACCTTGATTCGTACGCTTACTTTCTCTCCTCCTCCTTTTTCTTCATCTTCCTCCTCTCAGGTCTTAACAGATCTCTCTGTTGTCTCCTTTACTGTCTATCTGCGAAACCCAAATCAAACACCAACCAATCAGGTACCTTTAATATGTTTTCTTTTCTCATTACTttgctttctttccttttttgatCTGATTGATCCATGTTTGCTATCTTGTTTTTTTAGGACAATTGCTTTCTATAATTTTGCATTCTACtgtttattttttgttttattattaatattttattgttcTTTGGATTTGGGACTTTGGTCTTGCTGTGTTTAATCTTCATGTCTCTCGTTTATAGCTCTCTTTAATGCATGTGCCTTACTGTTTCTGAAATTTGTTCTAATATTGTACATGCTTCCATATGAACTCGGTTTCACgagtttttttattatttttttatagtttttCTTTTTGgtagtttcccacttttctcaaAAATCTTGTCTTTTGGATTCTAACCGCGTGTTGGGTTTTGCTTGATTTCTCTTGGTTATTTTCATTTCAGGATCTTGAGGCAGCAAATTGAGCATATATGAGCACATTGCTCTGTCAACCTTACTCTACTAATTCGCTTTGACCTCTGCCTACTCCTTTTGCTACTATTATTGTTTTCAGGGAGTCTTGAGCCTTCTTCATAAGCTGTAGGATAAGCAAGCTATTGTTACCAAAGTATTTGGCATTTTGAGTAGTCTAAAATCTGTGAATTTTCATGGTAGCTTGTCCACGGTGATAGAAACTTATTTATTCAAACTTAATTTGGATATCTGAGATATTTTGCCCACTAGTTAATCATTGTCTTTCTTTTTTTAAACTCCGGATGTACCTTTCCGTGCTAATTGAGTTATTTTGTTTGGTCAATTTCCTCAGAATTCTTTATTGCTTTTGTTTTTTTcccttttgggttaaatccttttGATTTATCTGATTATTTCATTGGTACACTTCACTTGCTGAATGTTTGCATTGGATTTTATTTATAGATGGCAATGCAGGAAACTTCTTCTGTTCCTGCTCCTAGTGCTGAAGTTGTTGGCAATGCCTTTGTGGAGCAGTATTACCATATTTTACACCAATCCCCTGGATTGGTTCATAAATTTTATCAGGATTCAAGTTTGCTAAGCCGGCCAGATGCTGATGGCACTATGACAACAGTGACTACCATGCAAGTAAGAAATTTTTTAATATCTCAAGAACAAAAtcactttcttttttcttttcttctttttgggCCTAAAATGAAGTTCTAGTGAGTTTGGTATGCTATACGGGATAGCCGTTCCACCTTTTCCTAATCCCATTTATCAGATGGGAGACTCAAACCTAAGACCCCTTAGTTTCCATAGATTGGGGAGAGCTGAGAGCAACTATACTTGGAGCCTAGGACACAAATTCACATTGACATCATGAAATTGGGGCAACTTTTCTTGTACACCAAATCTTATGTTGTACTATTGTATGAATGTCATATCTTTCACTAGATTGAACATATTTTGGATTCTTGTGACCTTTTGGTGATGTCTTTGGACATTTTGATGAATGATTTGTAAAATGGAGAGGAAAAGTTTATTTGGCTAGATTTATGGAACATTTTTAAGAATGTGAATGATTGCTTTCTTTTTATCATTGTCCCTTATGAAACAACTTTTTTTTAAGCTGAAATTGTTCTGACTTGTGATGCTTCAGGAGCATCTGTGATGAAGTTTAGATTTGCTCAAAAGTATCAATGGGAAAGTTGAGTCACATATGATGTCATCCAACTATCAATTGCAAGGAAATATTTCCTTAGTGGCAATTGGCATGGCTAGAATCTACTTCATGCAACTctatttgtaaaaataaaaacaCCAGTTAGACATGTGCAAAGgcatttgtttttcttttatttcaaaaGGTGTGAAGGAGAACAAATGTGTTGATTAAAGGGTTTCATTCCTCTCATCAGTCATAATTAGTGCTTTTGTCCTCAAATATAATTCATTAGTGACTTTGGTTTTGTCTTGTTGCTTATCTGTATTAACAATTATGTCTATGCACTTTCACATGCAAGAATGTAGCTGTTTGTATCATTTCATGTGTATTTCACTCTTATCATTTGTCTATTCATCCATTCAAAAAAATAATTGTGAAAGGGTAAGTGAAAGACTGTTATTTGGTGAATTGCTCCCAGCATTGTGAACTCACTTTCACCtcatgtaaaattttaaaatctcatcaatttttTGCTTCAACATTTCTGTTTTGTTTAAAATCTGAAATTTTCATGATAATATGCTTAGCATTATGAAATTTGAGCAAGAGTTATGATGTTTATGAGGATTTCGATGGCTGGTGGTGTTGTGCTTAGCATTATGGAGATTGTATGATCTGCACAAGGAACTTGCATCATAAACTTGTTAATGATAGACTATTCCATCAGTGATTAGGTTGTGCTGGGATGTTTCCAGCATTTATTTTATATGGCGCTTGTTTATGTTGTGGTATTTCATGCTGTTTGTCTTGGAGCAGGCAATCAATGACAAGATTCTCTCATTGAATTATGAAGACTACACAGCTGAGATAAAAAATGCAGATGCACAGGAGTCTTATGAGAAAGGGGTGATGGTTCTTGTTACTGGTTACTTAACTGGAAAGGACAATTTGaagaagaaattctctcaaacatttttccttgctcCACAAGACAAAGGCTACTTCGTGTTGAATGATGTATTTAGGTTTGTTGGGGAGAATGAATCATTTCCAAAGGATTCTTTCTTGATTAATGATGTCAATGAAAATGCTGTGCCTATAACCTTAACAACACAACCAGGTTGGGGTGATATTTTAGAAGAAGGTTGGCATGATTTTCCTTATTGTTTCCTCCATTTTACTTCTTATTGTAATTTTATTGAGACCAACAAATGTTGAAATTGCTTTATTATCTGTTCCAGATTCCACTCAGGATGCTGATCATCTTACAGCGGATCTTGCTATTTCCTTTGAGGAGGAAAATCTTAATCATGGTGCAGAAGTTTGTGATCCTTCTGATAAGGAGGAAGGATCAGTGATTGAAGAAGAGGTTGTTGAACACCAAGCTGGTTCTACCCGCAATGAAACTCTCACAAGTGTTGATGCAGCTCCTGTAGCCCTGGAAGATGCTCCAATTCCAAAGAAATCATATGCTTCAATTGTGAGATGATTCTTGTAGTTCTTTCTATTGCAAATCTTAGTAGTTCTTTCTATTGCAAGTCTTAGTGCCTTATTTTTCTCCCTAATTTTGAGATTATTTAGCCTGAATATTGTACAGGTGAAAGTAATGAAAGGTATAATGCCTGGTTCAGTGTCTGCTGCCACTAGATCAAAGGTGGCTCCTGCCAACTCTGAAAAACATTCGCTTAATTCTGTAAAACCTGCTTATGCCCCAGAGGCTGCTGCTCCTACTAGTGGTGGTGTTCCTGAAAGTAGTGATATTCATGAAGAAGGTATTTATAACTCTGCCTGATATATTTCTAATTTTGAGAACATATGGTTGTGTTAATGATGCACATGTGCAACTTAAGTTGATCTGTTTCATTTTGATTGCAAATATTAAGATTCTACTTTATGGTGTGAATGCAAGGCATTTCACCTGCTGATGGGAATACCCCTTCCTTTACAAGGGAGAAGACCTAGGTCAACCCCTATCGGTGGGTGGGGTGGGGTGGGAGCCGCCTATTATGGGGCAGGCTCGGCTAaggatatttttttttctatcttgTATTTTGTGTGGAAGATGCTTTTTTTGCCTTTTGAGTTATACTTCCATAATCTCTGTTTTTTTATGTTGTGCTTGTTACAGCTGAAGGTCATTCCATATATGTACGAAATTTACCTTTTAATGCCACAGCTGCACAACTTGATGGAGTGTTTAAAAAATTTGGGCCAATTAAGCATGAAGGCATCCAAGTCAGAAGTAATAAGGTCTGTTTTGCACGTGAAATTTATGCATTTTTCCTTAAATAAGAAATTACTGATATTATTATGTTTATTTCTGATGGCATGCAGCAAGGATTCTGTTTCGGCTTTGTTGAATTCGAAACATGGGGTTCCGTGCAAAGTGCACTTGAGGTACTGTTAATCTTATTCACTTATTGTAGGTTGGTTTGTCCTTTATCTTGCTttacaacattttttttttttttttaaatttttgcttCGCTGAATAAGCATGCTTCTTTTATGTTGTGTGGCATTTTGGTTTATTAGATGGCTTACCAAGATTTTGTGCTCAGATTCAACATTTTCCTTCTTAAATTAGGAGTTTATAGCATAAGCATGAGACTTGAGTGCAGGATAGTAGATTTTTTTTCCCCCATTTATAAGAAAGTATAATTATACTTTAAATGGTTCAGAATTTCAATTGTAACTACTTTTTGGAAAACCTGTGTTGATTcagatgtgtatatatatatatacaaaattgacccttttttttttcatttcctttAAAGTGAAGAATAAACGATCAAGCTTTAGAGGCAGTTTTAGGGTTGAAATTCTACTTGATGAATTTGCATGGTTCTCTGTCCAGCCTAGGAAAAGTTTTGTAATGCAGGATAGGCAAATAGTTGTAAAAGCATGCCTCGGTCCCAAGCTGCAAGGTGCAAGAGGCACAGCCACTAGCACCTCAATCCTCGAAAGGCAGGCAATGTTCAAGAGGTGCATCTTTTTGTCAAGGTGCACACCTACGGACATCTCTGCAACATTTCACAAAAATTTCAACGAACTCACTCGATTCTCTCTTAGAGATtgacttgtgtgtgtgtgtgtgtgtgtgtaagttTGTTCCTTTGATTTtgtaatgaaattgattaattacTAAAATCTTGTTTTCTGagttgacttttctattttagatttccTATGATCTATTTTTTATGACTTGACATTTCTAGATGTAAATTTCCTATGGTTTAGTTGTCATGAGTTGACTttcctttttctaatttttttttgtttcttccctttttttttttaaatttaattcaacTTTATCACCACTgtccactattttttttttcttttcttttcacacCCATttattctttcttctttttctatgTGCCTCTTTATTCCTATCTATCGTCTAGGTGCTTTTTCCCCCTTGTTTTGGATGTTTTCGttgctttttcttaatttttgaagaAGAAAATGCTGCCCATTATTCTGGCTTGTAGAATTGATGTTAAATTGTTTATTTGAGTGTAAGCAATGTGAAGTTAAGGAAAGAAAAGAGGTTAGATTGACAGCATGCAACATATTTATTTTGTCACAAAGAAAAACACTAAGTTATTTACTTTTGATGATGAGTATTTTTCTTATGGTTTTACTTGGAATTATTACAACTTAGGAATTTAGGATATGATTTAAGAGTTTTAACatcttttagttttattttttatttagatacTGAAATCATTTGCACTGAAATCCTAAAAGATTTATGTTATTAATGTGAGTTGGCTTCCATGGGATTAGTTATTCTTTTGCACCTCATTTCACTTAGTCGTTCTGCACCTTGTGCCTAATTCCAAGATCCCTTTGTGGTTGTGATAACTATCTGAGAAGTTCTTTTTATATGTGCTGGCTGCTTTAGCAATGTCAAGTGGTAAATGGGCAATTTTAGGGCCTGGGATATAGTAGTAAAAGGAAACCTTAGGGTGTGtttatttgtttaaaaaaaaatctttttttctggatttttttttttttaagaaaactgAAAAAAAGAGTATTGTTCAAATATTAACATTTTtgtaaaaagaaaattgaaaactaATTTTTCAGTTCTCTAAAGGTCCAACTACTTTCAGAAAACAAGTATAAGATGTCTCTATAGAAAACACAGGGTTCCACTATGTTTTTTTTATGTTAAGGCATCTTTCGCTGGGGTTTGAATCCCAACCTCAGCACTTgtactttttttattattttttatttttatcatctTCCTATTCGGCTATTCCTGAGTTCGGCTCCTTCTTTCCTTTCGTTCTCAAATTGTTAATCTGGTTTTATGATTTTTTTAccttttttatttttgtctttttactttcattctatatatatatatatatatatatatatatatatatatatatatataaatgaattgatAAAATTTGAGAGATATTTTATTCATCTTTTCTTTTCTAGGGCCACAATAGTCAACCAAGCAATTCTGAAAAAGAATCCCTCTCATAAGCCACATGAAGCCAAAAAGTGGTTTAATTTCACTCCTCACATGATCACAACTTCAATTTGTATCAGTTAAATCACTTGCATTGTTTTTTTCTCCGTAAGGTAATTGTTGCTAGAACTTGGTGGAATTTgagttgaattgtatagatgatAACCAAGCAAGTTTTTTTGAATCTAGTTCTACAATAAAAAATAGGATATAAGACTTCCTTATTCAGTCAACACGTTCCTCAGCCTTACTGTTGTTTAGCTTTTCTTTTCCCTCCAAAAGGGGATATTGATTTAAGTGGAGTTtgagtcatacttttattgtggGTGCCATTATGCCTATTTTGTGTGGCTATGTGGCTTTTACTTTAGTTTCTTGTGCAATAAATTTTATTGCGAAAACAAATTTCAGGCGTCACCTATCAATATTGGGGATCATGAAGCTATTGTTGAGGAAAAGAAAACCAACACCCGAGGTAATTTAGATATATTTTTTACTTGTTTAAttaattgatcatttttctgcTTTTACTTACCTGAGTATCTTGAAGCATACTTATATATGCTTGTAATCATATGACGACAAGTGCAAATGCTACTTGTTTTTGCAGTTGGTAGCAGTGGGAGAGGGAGGTATTCCTCCGGAAGAGGTGGGTATAGGAGTGACAGTTTCAAGAATCGTGGGAACTTTGGTAGTGGCCGGGGTTATATCAGGAATGAATTCAGAAACCAGGGCGAGTTTTCAGGGCGAGCCAAGGGTTCAGCTGGGCACAATGGTGAGGATTACCAGCGGGCTAATCAGAATGGAAGCAGAAGAGGAGGGCGTCAGGGTGGGGTGAAAGGTAGTTCTGTTTCTACTTGAACATAGGGCAATGAAAGTGGATAGATGATTTTTGACAGTACAAATGAGGGGTGTCAAGGCACTAGAAGTTCAGGTTTTCTATTTTTATATTTGGGACTCTCCAGAAGAATATTATTGTGAATCCTTGTTCTTTTGTTTTCCCCCCTTGGGGCATTTCATAAAAGCTTACATAGCATGGAAGTGTATTTTGGTGCACTCATGTAATCCTTCATGGAAAGCTTATATAAGTTTGTAAATGTGATCTCTCCCTCCCTTTCTTCTATAAGTCCTTAACCCCACACGCCGGCAGACTCCTGTGGAATATATAGTAGCAACAACAACGAATGATCTCTGTTGACTTGGCttcaatttatttaaatttttagttaaatGGAGATCCTCCACTGTTGTTAACTGATCCATAAACATGGGTTGAATCCATCCTTTGCATTTCGCAATCGTCATCATTGCTTCAGCTGTTGGTTTCAATGAAATAAGAAGATTATATAGCGTGAATAGTACACGTCCAGACTCCAGTGTCATTGAATTCTCGGTACAATTTTATAAAGGGGGCAAAACCTTGCAAAGGTTGATATTAGACAATGTAGAACAAAAGGATCAAAAAGCAGCAAACTCACATTAAACATTAAACACAAAGAAATAAGGCTTGTccaatttagtttgatttctgCAAGTTGGATACAAAATTTGAGGCAGCAAAGGAAGCAGAACCCCCAACCACAGAAAGCAAAGTAACCACAACCTGCAATGCAACTTCCCAGGGGTAATCCTCAGGCACAAGATAAACACAAGAGGGACCTAAAAGCAGCAATCCCAAGCTAAGGCTTAACAAAGCCCCTGGAGTCCCAGGGTCAGTTGCTGCAGAGAGGACACCCAATTCCTCTGCTTTAGAGAGGAGACCCAGTTTCTCTATTGTTGATAAAGAAAGACCAAACTTCTCTGCTGCAGATAGCAACCCAGCTTTCTCAGCTTTGCTCAGTAGCTTTAGTTGCTCCACCCTAGTGAGTAGCTTAACTGGAGGAGAGGCTACCACGGGGCTATTCCTTGGGCCTTGCTCATCAAGGGGAAACACAGTTGAGTTCTGCATTGTTACAAAGGGAGAGAGGTATCAGCCATTATTAGGAATCTCAAAATTGATAAGATAAAGGATGAAGAACTGACCTTTCTGGAGCTAACAGTTTTGGCAGCTGATGGTAATGGTTTCTGGGTAGCCATTGACTTTATGAGAAGAGGTGAAAAAGTGGAACAATTTTCCGTTATTGCAGCAGATTTCATTCTATTAGGAGAAAATTTGGGAAATGGAATCCTCCTGTTGCTGCTGCCAGAAATTGCTGCGgcatccatcttcttcttcttcttcttcttcttcttcctgaaTGAACGATGGACAGGAAGCCTAGCTATCACATGATATGGTGGGTTGGGTTATCCACGTGTCAGTATATGTTTGGCCACTCTTTTTGCATTTATGCTATTGATTGGTTCCCTAATCTTTTTGCAATAATTGTGATAACAAATTTCACTATCatgtattatattaaaattatttttaaatttgtgaattttcttttttaaaaaggcGTTTCAGGAGTtttcatactaaaataatatattaaaaaaatataaattttactaaattATTTTTGATAATGTAACCCTTATtaagttaaaaaatatttttaaatattttaattattttttttgccCATAATTCTGatgatttaatttatataaattaactaTTCAACCATTTAGGCATTTAGAatctatttaattgaaattatcaatttataaaaatattatttttttaattttgtaaataattcgtcaatataaataatttaaaaattaactattaaaaatcacaaaaattttatattgcttaaaataaaaattaaaaattgtaacaacccaattttttaaataaatatatttttattatttttattttattaagctaataatttattgatattttattcatgaatttaaattaatatttataatagtaatttttattaaatgggtattatttttacatgtattattatttttatcattattattatttatttatatgactAG encodes:
- the LOC110660778 gene encoding uncharacterized protein LOC110660778; amino-acid sequence: MDAAAISGSSNRRIPFPKFSPNRMKSAAITENCSTFSPLLIKSMATQKPLPSAAKTVSSRKNSTVFPLDEQGPRNSPVVASPPVKLLTRVEQLKLLSKAEKAGLLSAAEKFGLSLSTIEKLGLLSKAEELGVLSAATDPGTPGALLSLSLGLLLLGPSCVYLVPEDYPWEVALQVVVTLLSVVGGSASFAASNFVSNLQKSN
- the LOC110660811 gene encoding uncharacterized protein LOC110660811, with protein sequence MAKPATAATSSLFQTLKRFIKKPWEITGPCADPEYRSAVPNALDYRIHCPATPKVLPIVPTSDPETVYDIKYYTRDQRRNRPPIKRTVLKKADVEKMMKEKTFDVVTDFPPVYLTAKVEEDYNARGGGYQK
- the LOC110660780 gene encoding LOW QUALITY PROTEIN: nuclear transport factor 2 (The sequence of the model RefSeq protein was modified relative to this genomic sequence to represent the inferred CDS: inserted 2 bases in 1 codon; deleted 1 base in 1 codon); this translates as MGDRQPSSSTNHENGFCVMFVELPKYANITLHHIASLSLSLSLSLSQSIFAPSFPYLDSYAYFLSSSFFFIFXSSQVLTDLSVVSFTVYLRNPNQTPTNQMAMQETSSVPAPSAEVVGNAFVEQYYHILHQSPGLVHKFYQDSSLLSRPDADGTMTTVTTMQAINDKILSLNYEDYTAEIKNADAQESYEKGVMVLVTGYLTGKDNLKKKFSQTFFLAPQDKGYFVLNDVFRFVGENESFPKDSFLINDVNENAVPITLTTQPGWGDILEEDSTQDADHLTADLAISFEEENLNHGAEVCDPSDKEEGSVIEEEVVEHQAGSTRNETLTSVDAAPVALEDAPIPKKSYASIVKVMKGIMPGSVSAATRSKVAPANSEKHSLNSVKPAYAPEAAAPTSGGVPESSDIHEEAEGHSIYVRNLPFNATAAQLDGVFKKFGPIKHEGIQVRSNKQGFCFGFVEFETWGSVQSALEASPINIGDHEAIVEEKKTNTRVGSSGRGRYSSGRGGYRSDSFKNRGNFGSGRGYIRNEFRNQGEFSGRAKGSAGHNGEDYQRANQNGSRRGGRQGGVKGSSVST